Proteins encoded in a region of the Planococcus shixiaomingii genome:
- a CDS encoding catalase, producing the protein MSENKEERNLKMGTGEDEQTLTTRQGHPVKDNQNIRTVGNRGPATLENYHFIEKISHFDREEIPERIVHARGAGAFGYFETYGKVGDEPVEKFTRAKVFSGAGKQTPLLARFSTVAGSRHSPETARDPRGFAIKMYTEDGNWDLVGNNLKIFFIRDAMKFPDMIHAFKNDPVSNVPNPERMFDFVARSPEAIHMITFLFSPWGIPATYRHMQGSGVNTYKWVNDKGEAVLVKYHWEPKQGIRNLTQAEANEIQAENTGHATQDLFESIERGDYPEWELFVQIMSDDEHPELDFDPLDDTKLWPQDKFPFLPVGKMVLNRNPENYHAEIEQAAFGTGVLVDGLDFSDDKMLQGRTFSYSDTQRYRVGANYLQLPVNAPKKRVATNQYGGMMDRPAEHVPNPSINYEPSVLGGVREAEKVAPPHEPAYNNTKVVSEPIDRTNNYGQAGETYRSFEDWEREELINNLGDALSICDPRIQEEMIHHFTQADEDYGRRVRENMEQKIKAMEEMKDSEPKVYGKAAANKVAQGAAQKGHEAGPY; encoded by the coding sequence ATGAGTGAAAACAAGGAAGAAAGAAACTTGAAAATGGGGACGGGCGAAGATGAACAAACGCTGACGACCCGGCAAGGACATCCTGTAAAAGACAACCAGAACATACGGACCGTTGGAAACCGCGGCCCTGCCACTCTTGAAAACTATCACTTCATTGAAAAGATTTCACATTTTGACCGGGAAGAAATTCCGGAACGAATTGTTCACGCACGCGGCGCCGGTGCGTTCGGATATTTTGAAACCTACGGAAAAGTCGGCGATGAGCCGGTAGAAAAATTTACGCGAGCTAAAGTCTTTTCAGGCGCGGGTAAGCAAACGCCGCTTCTGGCACGCTTCTCGACAGTTGCGGGCTCAAGGCATTCTCCGGAAACTGCACGCGATCCGCGCGGTTTTGCGATTAAAATGTATACAGAAGACGGAAACTGGGATTTAGTAGGGAACAACCTTAAAATCTTCTTTATCCGTGATGCGATGAAGTTCCCGGATATGATTCATGCATTTAAAAATGACCCGGTGTCAAACGTGCCGAATCCTGAGCGCATGTTCGACTTTGTTGCACGTAGCCCGGAAGCGATCCACATGATTACGTTCCTGTTCTCGCCGTGGGGGATTCCAGCAACTTACCGGCATATGCAAGGTTCTGGCGTAAACACTTATAAATGGGTTAATGATAAAGGTGAAGCCGTTCTCGTCAAATACCACTGGGAGCCAAAGCAGGGCATCCGTAACTTGACGCAGGCAGAAGCCAATGAAATCCAAGCGGAAAATACGGGACATGCTACACAAGATCTATTTGAATCCATCGAACGTGGAGATTATCCGGAATGGGAATTATTCGTTCAGATTATGAGCGATGATGAGCATCCGGAACTTGATTTCGATCCGTTGGATGACACAAAATTATGGCCGCAGGACAAATTCCCATTCCTTCCTGTCGGAAAAATGGTATTGAACCGCAACCCTGAAAACTACCATGCAGAAATCGAACAGGCAGCATTCGGTACAGGCGTTCTTGTTGACGGTCTTGACTTCTCGGACGATAAGATGCTGCAAGGGCGCACGTTCTCGTATTCCGATACACAGCGCTACCGTGTAGGAGCTAACTATTTGCAGCTGCCGGTCAACGCGCCGAAAAAACGTGTAGCGACAAACCAGTACGGCGGTATGATGGATCGTCCAGCAGAACATGTGCCGAACCCGTCTATCAATTACGAACCATCTGTTCTTGGTGGCGTGAGGGAAGCAGAAAAGGTCGCACCACCTCATGAACCGGCATATAACAATACCAAAGTGGTGAGCGAGCCGATTGACCGTACAAACAACTACGGCCAGGCCGGAGAGACTTATCGCAGCTTCGAAGATTGGGAACGCGAAGAGCTGATCAACAACTTAGGTGATGCGTTATCTATATGCGATCCTAGAATCCAAGAAGAAATGATCCATCACTTCACACAGGCGGATGAAGATTATGGCCGCCGTGTCCGTGAAAATATGGAGCAGAAGATCAAGGCGATGGAAGAAA
- a CDS encoding M6 family metalloprotease domain-containing protein, with product MLKVLSTSFLSLAVAGAAIFSGTGAPAAPAEQLSKYNLSTAEHVGASPELADKAKKLGIDLSKADPAEKAAANGTKFQAPGDDHVAYKSATGDVPVLVILAKYKEGDEPIGDMPGQVPAHYYEDLIFGSEYNPYELPQFKQYAEFNGVKAPTDSTMQNVYKESSNGQINLIRNENTEFAWVELPKGASYYLDQEGKYAESGKYVNGNANGDAHTGEFVRDLLKAADDQVDFSKYAVDGEVPNIFVVHEGTGAEFSSDPAQFWSHKWSLLSALYYGKYYETGKPADEYEGKDTNAWIDETVAEDMTYDGVVVDNYNIQPAIGGNVAGYDAATGTYSDAAKTGPYPAQPGVYAHEFGHALGLPDFYDTVYSSEGVGNYSMMSGGSWMRYPNASAYSGNAPTHFDPFSKIFLGWTNPVEVKPESGVKEITLPAINKATADNGIVKMEVPGSNGTEYFLFENVQQDGFNKGLNRQGADAHGLLAWHVDENIINLYQTAGFRPNNVENWMNKRFQYNQFQMASNGTKVTHYGLSVLQADGKYDLEKNANRGDAADFFKSGSKITPNSSNVHSGSYYFWKGNSATPADSGINVTDIVENKDGSITAKFFYNK from the coding sequence TTGTTAAAAGTCTTGTCCACTTCATTTTTATCTCTTGCAGTAGCAGGAGCCGCCATCTTTTCTGGCACTGGAGCCCCGGCTGCTCCAGCAGAGCAACTAAGCAAGTATAATTTGAGCACCGCCGAACATGTAGGTGCTTCGCCAGAACTGGCCGATAAAGCAAAAAAGCTGGGCATCGATCTTTCTAAAGCAGATCCGGCTGAAAAAGCAGCTGCGAACGGCACTAAGTTCCAAGCACCTGGCGACGATCACGTTGCCTATAAATCCGCTACTGGAGATGTGCCCGTCCTGGTTATTTTAGCGAAATACAAAGAAGGCGATGAACCGATTGGCGATATGCCTGGACAAGTTCCCGCCCACTACTATGAAGACTTGATTTTTGGAAGCGAATACAATCCGTACGAACTTCCGCAATTCAAGCAATACGCTGAATTTAACGGAGTAAAAGCTCCGACAGACAGCACGATGCAAAATGTTTATAAAGAGTCCAGCAATGGACAAATTAATCTGATTCGCAACGAAAACACGGAATTTGCTTGGGTCGAGTTGCCGAAAGGCGCTTCTTACTATTTGGACCAAGAAGGCAAATACGCTGAGAGTGGCAAATACGTAAACGGCAATGCTAACGGCGATGCCCATACCGGCGAATTTGTCCGCGATCTTTTGAAAGCGGCCGATGATCAAGTTGATTTCTCTAAATATGCGGTGGATGGCGAAGTGCCGAACATCTTTGTGGTTCATGAAGGAACTGGAGCCGAGTTCAGCAGTGACCCTGCCCAATTCTGGTCACACAAGTGGAGCTTGCTAAGCGCGCTGTATTATGGAAAATACTATGAAACTGGCAAACCTGCCGACGAATATGAAGGCAAAGATACGAATGCATGGATCGACGAAACAGTGGCAGAAGATATGACTTATGACGGTGTAGTAGTTGACAATTACAACATTCAGCCAGCAATCGGCGGTAACGTAGCTGGTTACGATGCAGCAACCGGTACTTATTCAGATGCCGCAAAAACTGGTCCGTATCCGGCACAGCCGGGAGTTTACGCACACGAATTTGGCCATGCGCTTGGATTGCCTGATTTCTACGATACGGTTTATTCTTCTGAAGGCGTCGGCAACTACTCGATGATGTCCGGCGGTTCTTGGATGCGCTACCCTAATGCTAGCGCTTATTCCGGAAATGCGCCGACTCACTTTGACCCGTTCTCAAAAATCTTCTTAGGTTGGACTAACCCAGTTGAAGTAAAACCTGAAAGCGGCGTTAAGGAAATCACATTGCCGGCTATCAATAAAGCGACAGCGGACAACGGCATCGTGAAAATGGAAGTTCCAGGTTCTAACGGCACTGAGTACTTCTTATTCGAAAACGTTCAGCAAGACGGATTTAACAAAGGCCTGAACCGCCAAGGCGCGGATGCTCACGGATTATTAGCGTGGCATGTGGACGAAAACATCATTAACTTGTACCAGACTGCTGGATTCCGTCCGAACAACGTGGAAAACTGGATGAACAAACGCTTCCAGTATAACCAGTTCCAGATGGCTTCTAACGGCACAAAAGTTACTCATTACGGATTATCCGTTCTTCAAGCAGATGGCAAGTACGACCTTGAGAAAAACGCTAACCGTGGCGATGCTGCTGACTTCTTTAAATCAGGAAGCAAAATCACACCAAACAGCAGCAATGTTCACTCAGGTTCTTACTACTTCTGGAAAGGCAACAGCGCAACGCCTGCTGATTCCGGCATTAACGTAACGGACATCGTTGAAAACAAAGACGGTTCCATTACAGCGAAGTTCTTCTATAACAAATAA
- a CDS encoding exodeoxyribonuclease III — protein sequence MKLISWNVNGLRAVMKKGFMDFFEKADADVFCLQEIKLQEGQIEMNLPGYFKYWNYAHKKGYSGTAIFTKKEPLAVHYGLGIDEHDTEGRVITLEFENSFVVTVYTPNSQHGLLRLDYRLQWEDAILDYVKTLDRLKPVILCGDLNVAHEEIDLKNPKANMKNSGFTPDERGKMSAFLASGFIDTFRYFYPEKTDNYSWWSYRSECRARNIGWRIDYFIASESLQPKLIDAKIHSEIFGSDHCPVELNIAF from the coding sequence ATGAAATTGATTTCATGGAACGTAAACGGTCTGCGCGCCGTGATGAAAAAAGGATTCATGGATTTTTTTGAAAAAGCGGATGCGGATGTATTTTGCCTGCAGGAAATCAAATTGCAGGAAGGGCAGATCGAAATGAATCTGCCGGGCTATTTCAAGTATTGGAATTATGCCCATAAGAAAGGTTATTCCGGCACGGCAATCTTTACGAAAAAAGAACCGCTTGCTGTGCATTACGGATTGGGCATAGACGAGCATGACACAGAAGGCCGTGTTATTACCCTCGAATTCGAGAACAGCTTTGTTGTAACGGTATACACACCAAACTCCCAGCATGGCCTGCTGCGGCTTGATTACCGGCTGCAATGGGAAGATGCCATCCTGGATTATGTGAAAACTCTCGACCGGCTGAAACCCGTTATTCTTTGCGGCGATCTGAATGTCGCACATGAAGAAATCGATTTGAAGAACCCGAAAGCCAATATGAAAAATTCGGGATTTACACCGGACGAACGCGGCAAGATGTCAGCATTTTTAGCGAGCGGTTTTATCGATACGTTCCGTTATTTTTATCCGGAGAAAACCGACAATTATTCGTGGTGGTCTTACCGGTCGGAGTGCCGGGCAAGAAACATCGGATGGCGGATCGATTATTTTATTGCATCCGAAAGCTTGCAGCCAAAGTTGATTGATGCAAAAATCCACTCGGAAATTTTTGGCTCCGATCACTGCCCGGTCGAATTGAATATTGCTTTTTGA
- a CDS encoding MFS transporter yields MKNFTKEEKSWALYDWGSSAYSIIITTAVFPLFYKSAATEAGVSLSDSTAYLGYTIAIFTFILALLGPILGTIADYEGLKKKFFATFFFIGTAATAMLAFVPSDNWLMLLVCYTFAALGATGANVFYDAFIIDVTTEKRMNTVSSFGYGLGYIGSTIPFIISIAIIVLAQQGILPISTTNASRIAFGITAIWWISFSIPMFRHVHQRYFIEREPNPINQSFKRLGKTIKEIRQYRALFLFLIAYFFYIDGVGTIISMSTAYGTDLGLSSVSLLIVLFATQVVAAPFAILYGRLSERFTGKKMLYVGICVYIIVCIYAFFLETIVDFWILAMLVATSQGGIQALSRSYFGKLVPKENSNEFFGFYNIFGKFAAILGPLLVAVTSQVTGNSSMGVFSLVILFVIGLIILSRVPEPVPHKPVDEIAVE; encoded by the coding sequence ATGAAAAACTTTACAAAAGAAGAGAAGAGTTGGGCGCTTTATGATTGGGGAAGTTCCGCGTATTCCATCATTATTACAACCGCTGTTTTTCCGCTGTTCTACAAGTCCGCCGCTACAGAAGCCGGGGTAAGCCTTTCAGACTCGACCGCTTACCTGGGCTATACAATTGCTATTTTCACGTTTATTTTAGCTTTGCTTGGACCAATCCTCGGAACCATTGCAGATTACGAAGGGCTTAAAAAGAAATTTTTCGCCACTTTTTTCTTCATTGGTACAGCAGCTACAGCTATGCTCGCGTTTGTCCCAAGCGATAACTGGCTGATGCTCTTGGTCTGCTACACTTTTGCAGCGCTTGGCGCCACAGGAGCCAACGTCTTTTATGACGCGTTCATTATTGATGTAACGACTGAAAAACGTATGAATACCGTTTCCTCTTTCGGCTACGGATTGGGATATATCGGCTCGACAATCCCTTTCATCATATCCATTGCCATCATCGTGCTCGCCCAGCAAGGAATTTTGCCGATTTCAACAACCAATGCCAGCCGTATCGCATTTGGCATTACGGCAATTTGGTGGATTTCATTTTCTATTCCAATGTTCCGCCATGTCCATCAGCGCTATTTTATTGAGCGCGAGCCGAATCCGATAAATCAAAGCTTCAAACGGCTCGGCAAAACGATTAAGGAAATCCGGCAATACAGAGCGTTGTTTCTGTTTTTGATCGCCTACTTCTTTTACATTGACGGCGTAGGAACCATTATTTCCATGTCAACGGCTTACGGGACAGACCTTGGACTCAGCTCGGTCAGCTTGCTGATTGTACTATTCGCTACGCAAGTTGTTGCTGCGCCGTTCGCCATTTTGTACGGTCGGTTATCCGAGCGCTTTACGGGCAAAAAAATGTTGTATGTCGGCATTTGCGTTTACATTATTGTCTGCATATACGCTTTCTTTCTAGAAACCATCGTCGACTTTTGGATTTTGGCCATGCTGGTAGCGACTAGCCAAGGCGGCATTCAAGCGCTGAGCCGTTCTTATTTCGGGAAACTTGTGCCAAAAGAAAATTCCAATGAGTTTTTCGGATTCTACAATATTTTTGGCAAGTTTGCTGCCATATTAGGACCGCTCCTTGTAGCGGTAACTTCTCAGGTTACAGGAAATTCCAGCATGGGTGTTTTCAGTTTGGTGATTTTGTTTGTTATCGGACTGATTATCCTGTCTCGCGTACCAGAACCAGTTCCCCATAAACCAGTGGATGAAATAGCTGTTGAGTAA
- a CDS encoding YkuS family protein, translating into MVKIAVEQPFTSVKDALEKKGYKVDMLDQKSDSVSYDCVVVRDKEDLADFHMNVPLVEAKGRTLYDIVEEVEERLVRSGKISAPAGLEKGGMSPFLKGAATGAVIGAAAGLLLTPKSGKEMQGTVKEKATDTFGQVKGKTSDITSIVKEKAGPVSEKVKGTVDQAKEKAKGPVDNLKAKRQEKKEEKELVKQQKAVMKEAKEEQKAVENEVKQEQKAQKEHEKAEKKAEKEIKKAEKEAKQEKGGIEVVELGDASIEKNDNTGGVIISSKDK; encoded by the coding sequence ATGGTAAAAATTGCAGTTGAACAACCGTTTACGTCAGTAAAAGATGCGCTTGAAAAGAAAGGCTATAAAGTAGATATGCTCGATCAAAAATCAGATTCGGTAAGCTATGATTGCGTAGTGGTTCGAGACAAAGAAGATCTAGCGGATTTTCATATGAACGTTCCTTTAGTTGAAGCTAAAGGCCGGACATTGTATGACATCGTCGAAGAAGTGGAAGAACGCCTCGTACGTTCTGGGAAAATTTCTGCACCAGCTGGTCTGGAAAAAGGCGGCATGAGTCCTTTCCTTAAAGGCGCTGCTACTGGAGCGGTCATCGGCGCAGCTGCCGGGCTTCTGCTTACTCCAAAAAGCGGCAAGGAAATGCAAGGAACTGTAAAAGAAAAAGCGACGGATACATTTGGTCAAGTAAAAGGCAAAACAAGCGATATAACATCAATAGTAAAAGAGAAGGCTGGCCCTGTTTCTGAAAAAGTAAAAGGCACTGTCGACCAAGCAAAAGAAAAAGCAAAAGGCCCGGTGGATAACTTGAAAGCTAAACGCCAGGAGAAAAAAGAAGAAAAAGAACTGGTGAAACAGCAAAAAGCGGTTATGAAAGAAGCGAAAGAAGAACAAAAAGCTGTTGAAAACGAAGTAAAACAAGAGCAAAAAGCACAAAAAGAGCATGAAAAAGCTGAGAAAAAAGCTGAAAAAGAAATCAAAAAAGCTGAAAAAGAAGCAAAACAAGAAAAAGGCGGAATTGAAGTTGTCGAATTGGGCGACGCTTCAATCGAAAAGAACGATAATACAGGCGGAGTCATCATCAGCTCAAAAGATAAATAA
- the thiW gene encoding energy coupling factor transporter S component ThiW → MKTHKLVLIAMFVAIGVAGSAFVSLPAGIARAYPVQHAVNVISAILLGPGPAVLIAFLTGAVRVLTGTGSLLAFPGGMIGAILAGVMYAKFGKIWLSALGEVIGTGIIASLVAVPYARILMGTELVALFFLPAFLVSSLSGAILGTILVSKLIKINEKHLFD, encoded by the coding sequence GTGAAAACGCATAAATTAGTTCTGATTGCAATGTTTGTGGCGATTGGGGTGGCAGGATCTGCGTTTGTGTCATTACCCGCCGGTATTGCCCGGGCTTATCCAGTTCAGCATGCCGTCAATGTAATTTCAGCTATTCTATTAGGGCCGGGACCGGCAGTTTTGATTGCCTTCTTGACCGGAGCGGTAAGAGTGTTAACGGGGACCGGCTCTTTATTGGCATTTCCGGGAGGGATGATCGGTGCGATTCTGGCCGGCGTAATGTATGCGAAATTCGGGAAAATATGGTTATCAGCATTAGGTGAAGTGATTGGTACTGGCATCATTGCCTCTTTGGTAGCAGTCCCGTATGCACGGATTTTAATGGGAACTGAACTCGTCGCCCTTTTCTTCCTGCCTGCTTTTTTAGTGTCGAGTTTAAGCGGTGCCATACTCGGCACCATTCTTGTTTCTAAATTAATCAAAATAAATGAAAAGCATTTATTTGATTAA
- the thiE gene encoding thiamine phosphate synthase, translated as MGSENTGNRHPLTVLEEALSGGISYFQLREKGDFALTGHELEKFAGECQRLCGVYGVPFIVNDNVELACKIGADGIHIGQEDEDASAVRRKMGNEKILGISVHSVKEAAEAVLAGADYVGMGPVFSTSSKRDAKSPAGVAGILSVKDAYPHLPVIAIGGITPDNAKLVWSAGVEGVAVISAIAGAEDAALQVERLQNSFRRSDRQ; from the coding sequence ATGGGGTCTGAAAACACCGGCAACCGGCATCCTTTGACAGTGCTAGAAGAAGCTCTTTCCGGTGGCATTAGCTATTTTCAGCTGCGGGAAAAAGGCGATTTTGCTTTGACTGGCCATGAGCTGGAAAAGTTTGCTGGAGAGTGCCAGCGACTATGCGGAGTGTATGGCGTTCCGTTCATCGTCAATGATAATGTGGAACTGGCATGCAAAATTGGGGCAGATGGGATCCATATTGGGCAAGAAGACGAGGATGCCAGTGCCGTGCGCAGAAAAATGGGGAACGAAAAAATTCTCGGGATTTCGGTCCATTCAGTGAAAGAAGCGGCCGAGGCTGTTTTGGCAGGAGCCGATTATGTGGGGATGGGGCCAGTTTTTTCGACTAGTTCAAAAAGAGATGCGAAAAGCCCTGCCGGTGTAGCCGGTATTCTCTCAGTCAAAGATGCGTATCCGCATTTGCCGGTTATCGCAATCGGTGGAATCACACCGGATAATGCAAAGCTTGTTTGGTCTGCGGGAGTAGAAGGGGTAGCGGTGATATCGGCTATAGCAGGAGCGGAAGATGCGGCTCTTCAAGTCGAGCGTTTACAGAATTCCTTTAGAAGGAGTGATAGACAGTGA
- the thiD gene encoding bifunctional hydroxymethylpyrimidine kinase/phosphomethylpyrimidine kinase produces the protein MSAIPQVLTIAGSDSGGGAGIQADIKTFQELGVYSTSVITAVTSQNTLGVNAIYPMGREAVQSQLQAIGEDFQIAALKTGMLFNAEIIEETAYNISRFEWGIIVVDPVMIAKGGAHLLRQEAVAALKQHLLPLATVVTPNIPEAEVLCGMAIDDAMTRRKAAEKIISYGAESVVIKGGHGKDPYVTEDFYLNQSGECLLFRSARIDTTETHGTGCTFAAALTAEMAKGAGIKEAIYVAKQFIQAALTDGLHIGAGHGPTNHAAYKAGVSKREGENSVEIYG, from the coding sequence ATGAGTGCAATTCCACAAGTGTTGACTATTGCCGGATCGGATTCCGGCGGCGGAGCAGGAATACAGGCGGACATTAAAACGTTTCAGGAACTTGGAGTTTATTCCACATCGGTGATTACGGCGGTAACATCGCAAAATACACTTGGAGTGAATGCGATTTATCCGATGGGCAGGGAAGCCGTGCAAAGCCAGCTGCAAGCTATTGGCGAAGACTTTCAAATAGCAGCCTTAAAAACGGGCATGTTGTTCAATGCGGAAATCATTGAAGAAACTGCCTATAATATAAGCCGTTTTGAGTGGGGCATTATTGTCGTCGACCCCGTTATGATTGCTAAAGGCGGAGCGCATTTACTGCGGCAGGAAGCGGTGGCTGCATTAAAACAGCATCTCTTGCCATTGGCAACTGTCGTAACGCCGAACATCCCGGAAGCGGAAGTTCTTTGCGGCATGGCTATTGACGATGCAATGACTCGCCGAAAAGCTGCGGAAAAAATCATTTCTTATGGTGCCGAATCGGTTGTTATTAAAGGAGGGCACGGGAAGGATCCATACGTTACAGAAGATTTCTATCTTAATCAATCAGGAGAGTGTTTGCTATTCCGTTCTGCCCGAATCGATACGACTGAGACTCATGGAACAGGCTGTACGTTTGCTGCCGCCCTGACAGCAGAAATGGCAAAAGGAGCAGGGATAAAAGAGGCAATTTATGTAGCGAAACAATTTATCCAGGCAGCGCTTACCGATGGTTTACATATTGGTGCTGGCCATGGACCTACCAATCACGCCGCCTATAAAGCTGGAGTGTCGAAAAGGGAGGGAGAGAATAGCGTTGAAATTTACGGATAA
- the thiM gene encoding hydroxyethylthiazole kinase produces the protein MRDELKIKNPIVHCITNHVVSNFQANGLLAIGASPIMGEAPEEAVELVSLAGALSLNIGTLNAMSLQSMLIAGKAANERNIPVVLDPVGVGATLYRAHAVAKILSEVKISVLRCNAGELAAIAEVDWQAKGVDAGEGQADIGELARQQAAKLGLIVAVTGEVDIITDGKRFAEIPFGDAVMTSVTGTGCLLSAVVAAFLAIKPEDAFQATAAAMKYYAVAGEKAGAYAKLPGDFRTAFINELALNTKSDMDQILHRKEESR, from the coding sequence ATGCGGGACGAACTTAAAATAAAGAACCCAATCGTCCATTGCATTACCAATCATGTCGTCTCAAACTTTCAAGCGAACGGCTTGCTGGCAATTGGCGCGTCGCCAATTATGGGAGAGGCTCCGGAAGAAGCCGTAGAATTAGTTTCTTTAGCTGGGGCATTATCGCTCAATATTGGCACGTTGAACGCCATGTCTTTACAAAGCATGCTGATTGCCGGAAAGGCTGCCAACGAACGAAACATTCCCGTTGTTTTAGATCCAGTGGGGGTTGGAGCGACTCTGTATAGAGCCCATGCTGTTGCAAAAATTCTCAGCGAAGTAAAAATCAGCGTTCTTCGCTGCAACGCCGGCGAACTCGCTGCCATTGCCGAAGTTGATTGGCAAGCCAAAGGCGTAGATGCGGGAGAGGGACAGGCGGATATTGGAGAACTTGCCCGCCAACAAGCTGCAAAACTTGGGCTGATTGTCGCTGTCACCGGAGAAGTGGATATTATAACAGACGGGAAACGGTTCGCTGAAATTCCATTTGGTGATGCTGTCATGACATCTGTTACCGGTACTGGCTGTTTATTGAGTGCAGTGGTAGCTGCTTTTTTGGCAATAAAACCAGAAGATGCATTTCAGGCAACAGCAGCGGCCATGAAATATTATGCAGTTGCCGGTGAGAAAGCTGGCGCTTACGCGAAGCTGCCAGGAGATTTTCGAACGGCTTTTATAAATGAATTAGCTTTGAATACAAAAAGCGATATGGATCAAATCCTTCATAGAAAGGAAGAAAGCCGATGA
- the tenA gene encoding thiaminase II — protein MSFCKEVREECNDLWKASFEHPFVKGIAHGTLPLDRFRFYVMQDAYYLTHFAKVQAIGAVKASDLETTRRFAHHAEQTCAAEMALHESFMELLKVTKEDWAAFEPSPSAYAYVSHMYRSAEGDLADVLAAILPCYWLYYEIGEKLKDSKPDHPIYKRWIETYGSEWFGELVEEQMERMDKLAEELPEARCRELKDRFRRSSYYEWNFWEQAWRKETWSVESFDRAGV, from the coding sequence ATGTCATTTTGCAAAGAAGTCCGTGAAGAATGCAATGATTTGTGGAAGGCAAGCTTTGAACATCCGTTTGTAAAAGGAATTGCCCATGGCACATTGCCGCTCGACCGGTTCCGTTTTTATGTCATGCAGGATGCTTACTATTTGACCCATTTTGCGAAAGTACAGGCAATTGGGGCTGTTAAGGCGAGCGATTTGGAAACAACTAGACGTTTTGCTCATCATGCGGAACAGACTTGCGCGGCCGAAATGGCTCTGCATGAGTCGTTTATGGAATTGCTGAAAGTAACAAAAGAAGATTGGGCGGCGTTCGAACCGTCTCCAAGCGCATATGCCTACGTATCCCATATGTATCGGTCTGCAGAAGGCGATTTAGCTGATGTGCTAGCTGCAATTTTGCCGTGCTATTGGCTGTATTACGAAATTGGTGAAAAGCTGAAAGATTCAAAGCCTGACCATCCGATTTACAAGCGCTGGATTGAAACATACGGTTCGGAATGGTTTGGAGAACTTGTCGAAGAACAAATGGAGCGAATGGACAAGCTGGCAGAAGAACTGCCGGAAGCGAGGTGCCGAGAACTGAAAGACCGTTTCCGGCGGAGCAGCTATTACGAATGGAATTTCTGGGAGCAGGCATGGAGAAAAGAAACGTGGTCTGTTGAATCTTTTGATAGGGCTGGTGTTTAA